The Jaculus jaculus isolate mJacJac1 chromosome 1, mJacJac1.mat.Y.cur, whole genome shotgun sequence nucleotide sequence AAAGCAGATACCAAATAATCAGGTCATCTTGACTtcaggatgctgggattaaaggcgtgtgccaccatgcccagctacattgcTTTTCTTTGAATCACCAGGTTCTAGTCTaggcaacaggaaaaaaaataaaaacgttCTGGTCTAGAGAGAAGAGAATTACCTTGCCAtgttaaaagaaaatatgcattCATAGTTAAACTCCAACTATCACTTTATTTACAGTCACCCATCTGCATTATTCTAACAAAATGCAGGACAACAAACTAGGCTTATTGCagtacagaacaaagaaaaagttGGAATTATTGACTCCTATCACAAGTGACTACTAGCTGTCATTTGTCAACAGCCTCTGTGGTTCTAGGATGCAGATGACCATGCGAGCCCCTCAGCTCTATGACCAGGTGACCAAGGAGAACTCTTACATCCTGCATGAGTTTGAGAAGTAAGCGCATCTGGTGATGTAGGTGAGGATCTGGGGAAGAATCGCTTGGGTGCTCAGGAGAAGGGGTGGGCAATGGAGAAACTTCTGGAGCAGCTGATTTCTGAGGAGCTGGATTCAAGGTGGAGGATGCAGCAGGACTAGAGGGACCTGGATTGTGACAAGAAGCACATACAAGAGTGAgtctggctgggtatggtggaggCACACCTATAAtagtcccagtactctggaggctgtggcagAGGGGTCAACCTGTgggttcaaggtcaacctgggccacatAAAAAGTTCCAGACCAAtatgggctatagagtgagacctgcctctaaataaatagatagatgatagatagatagatagatagatagatagatagatagatagatacatacatacatacatacatacatacatacatacatacatacatagatacatagatagatacatagataaatacatagatacatagatacataaatacatagatagatagatagatagatagatagatagatagatagatagacagatagatggataggGGTCTGACTCTAGCTTTATCCTCATATTATTAAACATTAAGTATTAtaggtgagctgggcatggtggtgcatgcctttaatcccagcacttgggaggcagaggtaggaggatcactgtgagtttgaggccaccctgagactacatagtgaattccaagtcagcctgagctagaatgagaccctgcctcaaaaaaaaaaacaaaacaaaaagtattataGGCAACTTCAGGGGCAAACTCTTATATTAATGCACCTTCAAAATGTTCTTAATCATTTTCAGCTGAAACTTTGTGATGTAACCTGAGCATACCCAGAAATATTCTTGTCCATTGCTTTAATGTTTCTGTCGTGTATTCCATTTGAGCTAAGCATGTGCAAAAATGTATCTACTGTTTTTAATTCTTAACTTATGACCTTAGACTAAGCAAGCTCAGGAATgtgctccttgggctggagagatggtctagcggttaagcgcttgcctgtgaagcctaaggaccccggttcgaggctcggttccccaggacccacgttagccagatgtacaagggggcgcacgcgtctggagttcgtttgcagaggctggaagccctggcgcgcccattctctctctctccctctatctgtctttctctctgtgtctgtcattctcaaataaataaataaataaaaattaaaacaaggaaTGTGCTCCTTAACTGGGCATGCTTAAGAATGGGAAGCCCTTATGTGAATAAATAATACAAGCTCCCTGAATTAAATTCCCACGCTTCCTTTGTTCAAGAAGGGCATTGCTTTGGAACTAGCTCCTGTGTTTACCTTGCCTGGTGCAGGTAATAAATCTTTCTCTACTCTTTTATGTCCTGGCTATGCATAGTTTGGCTTTGTACTCGCCAAGATATGAACCCATTATGTTCAGTTACAATAttaatcttttcctttcttctgaaaGTGTCTATGGGAGTCAATAGCAACAGGGATTTGAGAActctagaacctgggtccttaggctatgcaggcaagcaccttaaccactgagccatctctccagcccaagtaaaactCTTAATAGTAGCTTCCAGAAGGTAACACTGATTCTACCCCTGGATGTTAATCCTAAATTCTATGGAGAAGTCCATGTGGGGATGGCTCAGGTCTTGGTCTAGTCAAGCATGCCCCATGGTCTGAGGAGAAGCTCCCTATGTGTGCTCTCTCCCGTCTCCAGGGACTCTGGATTATTGCTCTCATCTCACTTGTATCCTTCCTTCACCTTCTTTCTCGGAAGCCCAGCTGGTGGATCCAGTCATCCCATTCCCCTCCTCGTTTTTATACATGCCACACAGAACCTTACGTAGTAACTCACCATTCACCCTGACCTCTAGTTGTGGGCTCTGTTTCCGAATTTGGCTGTCCTCAGTGGTTACTTCACACCAGTACAAGCCAGAGTGCTCTATGGAAGCAACAGGAACCTCTAGTGCTGAGGAGCCACCTCTGCTACGCACCGTGCGTCCATCcttgtagaaggagaagaaaaggcgGGTAGCTGACCTCTGCAGGGACAGCTTCGTCTGACACTTCAGAGTCATCGGGCTTCCTTCCTGAGGCTCAGACGATGAGGCTTTGAGAACTGGGGCTGCAAATAGTTCTGGGGGAAAGATAGGTGGGGAAGAAAAACTTAGCCATGTTGCACTCAGGTAGAACCCAGCGCCTCCACCACACAACTTTTCCCTGTTTCCATTAGGTACAGCCTCCTTTAGAAAAGTCCCATTTGAACTTTTCAAGCTTTCTCTGTcagatccagagagagagaaagatgcaactCAACAACAATCTAGATACCCCATCTACAAATACCAGAAAGCATAGATCTGGAGGACACTGGGTCTGAATGACCTGAAAAGAATGTTGAGATGTCAACTCTCCTGAATTCCAACATAGGAGTTTCCCAGCAATCTGCTCTTCTGG carries:
- the Fcrla gene encoding Fc receptor-like A, whose translation is MKLCCGLLAWAPDLCLALLLAAQMLRAASLETLQCEGPASTGKRSCQTDDDDDDVTHPGEDGFQVKGYTFSEPFHLIVSYDWLILQSPAVPIFEGDTLVLRCRAWQDWPLTQVTFYRDASALGPPGQNQEFSIAVAQKSDSGHYHCTGIFKSPGPGSPETASPVAITIQELFAAPVLKASSSEPQEGSPMTLKCQTKLSLQRSATRLFFSFYKDGRTVRSRGGSSALEVPVASIEHSGLYWCEVTTEDSQIRKQSPQLEVRVNGPSSPAASSTLNPAPQKSAAPEVSPLPTPSPEHPSDSSPDPHLHHQMRLLLKLMQDVRVLLGHLVIELRGSHGHLHPRTTEAVDK